In Candidatus Latescibacterota bacterium, the following are encoded in one genomic region:
- a CDS encoding aspartate 1-decarboxylase gives MKRLLLKSMILKARITQADLRYVGSITIDEDLIDRANLSEHENVHVIDRTNGKRLETYVIKGERGSGVICMNGAAAHLINKDDEVDIMAFSWSTGEADPVFIEVDGDNHYTKVLRMDEFRG, from the coding sequence ATGAAACGTCTGCTACTTAAATCAATGATCCTCAAGGCAAGAATCACCCAGGCCGATCTTCGGTATGTAGGGAGTATAACGATAGACGAGGACCTCATCGACCGCGCAAATCTCAGTGAGCACGAGAATGTCCACGTAATCGACAGGACCAACGGAAAAAGGCTGGAGACATACGTGATAAAGGGAGAGCGGGGTAGTGGAGTGATCTGCATGAACGGGGCTGCCGCCCACCTCATCAACAAGGACGATGAAGTCGATATCATGGCTTTTTCGTGGTCGACTGGCGAGGCAGACCCGGTTTTTATCGAAGTAGACGGCGATAATCATTATACAAAAGTTCTGCGAATGGATGAATTCAGGGGTTAG